The Lepeophtheirus salmonis unplaced genomic scaffold, UVic_Lsal_1.4 unplaced_contig_1012_pilon, whole genome shotgun sequence DNA window tCATTCCtagttttgattacaaaaattacatacccAAGTGCTCTAGTCGTTAAGGTTGATGAGTCTGGTGAAGAGGTCGTTGTTGCACCATTTGCAATGTCATTATTACCATCTTGGAACTTGACAAACCAAGACGTTACTTCTAATTCGGTGACTTcctttccattttctttgagtTCATTAAATGACTTTTCTACGCTAAAGCCTTTTCTGTAGTGATGGAGGACGATGTTGCCAAtgtgggttttattttttgttcccaTTCTAAAATTGGAGAATTAaagtttattcctttttaaatcatGGTACATGATGGATTTTAGGAGAAAGAATGGTCATATGTGGAACTGATTAGGAATTCTCAATTTTCAGAAAGAATAAAGAAGGTTGGTACAAATTTACTTACGTTGAATAAGGTGATGTAAAAGGTTTAACATCTTCACTGTCAGGAGCTGATTTCCCTGATTTAAAGAAAGAGAACCATGCTTTGATTTGTTTGCTCGTTATTGTGTCTGAGCCATATTCGGAATTGAGTTCTAATAAAGAACGCTCATACGTATAGCCTGTTTCGAAGTGATAGAGTATCAAATGAGGAATGTGTACGTTTTTATCATAGCCAGTTctagaaaggaaagaaagattaggattaaaataaattcaaattgaatatttattggttCATTCCtagtttttgattacaaaaattacatacccAAGTGCTCTAGTCGTTAAGGTTGATGAGTCTGGTGAAGAGGTCGTTGTTGCACCATTTGCAATGTCATTATTACCATCTTGGAACTTGACAAACCAAGACGTTACTTCTAATTCGGTGACTTcctttccattttctttgagtTCATTAAATGACTTTTCTACGCTAAAGCCTTTTCTGTAGTGATGGAGGACGATGTTGCCAAtgtgggttttattttttgttcccaTTCTAAAATTGGAGAATTAaagtttattcctttttaaatcatGGTACATGATGGATTTTAGGAGAAAGAATGGTCATATGTGGAACTGATTAGGAATTCTCAATTTTCAGAAAGAATAAAGAAGGTTGGTACAAATTTACTTACGTTGAATAAGGTGATGTAAAAGGTTTAACATCTTCACTGTCAGGAGCTGATTTCCCTGATTTAAAGAAAGAGAACCATGCTTTGATTTGTTTGCTCGTTATTGTGTCTGAGCCATATTCGGAATTGAGTTCTAATAAAGAACGCTCATACGTATAGCCTGTTTCGAAGTGATAGAGTATCAAATGAGGAATGTGTACGTTTTTATCATAGCCAGTTctagaaaggaaagaaagattaggattaaaataaattcaaattgaatatttattggttCATTCCtagttttgattacaaaaattacatacccAAGTGCTCTAGTCGTTAAGGTTGATGAGTCTGGTGAAGAGGTCGTTGTTGCACCATTTGCAATGTCATTATTACCATCTTGGAACTTGACAAACCAAGACGTTACTTCTAATTCGGTGACTTcctttccattttctttgagtTCATTAAATGACTTTTCTACGCTAAAGCCTTTTCTGTAGTGATGGAGGACGATGTTGCCAAtgtgggttttattttttgttcccaTTCTAAAATTGGAGAATTAaagtttattcctttttaaatcatGGTACATGATGGATTTTAGGAGAAAGAATGGTCATATGTGGAACTGATTAGGAATTCTCAATTTTCAGAAAGAATAAAGAAGGTTGGTACAAATTTACTTACGTTGAATAAGGTGATGTAAAAGGTTTAACATCTTCACTGTCAGGAGCTGATTTCCTGATTTAAAGAAAGAGAACCATGCTTTGATTTGTTTGCTCGTTATTGTGTCTGAGCCATATTCGGAATTGAGTTCTAATAAAGAACGCTCATACGTATAGCCTGTTTCGAAGTGATAGAGTATCAAATGAGGAATGTGTACGTTTTTATCATAGCCAGTTctagaaaggaaagaaagattatgattaaaataaattcaaattgaatatttattggttCATTCCtagttttgattacaaaaattacatacccAAGTGCTCTAGTCGTTAAGGTTGATGAGTCTGGTGAAGAGGTCGTTGTTGCACCATTTGCAATGTCATTATTACCATCTTGAACTTGACAAACCAAGACGTTACTTCTAATTCGGTGACTTcctttccattttctttgagtTCATTAAATGACTTTTCTACGCTAAAGCCTTTTCTGTAGTGATGGAGGACGATGTTGCCAAtgtgggttttattttttgttcccaTTCTAAAAGgagaattaaagtttatttttaaatcatggtACATGATGGATTTTAGGAGAAAGAATGGTCATATGTGGAACTGATTAGGAATTCTCAATTTTCAGAAAGAATAAAGAAGGTTGGTACAAATTTACTTACGTTGAATAAGGTGATGTAAAAGGTTTAACATCTTCACTGTCAGGAGCTGATTTCCTGATTTAAAGAAAGAGAACCATGCTTTGATTTGTTTGCTCGTTATTGTGTCTGAGCCATATTCGGAATTGAGTTCTAATAAAGAACGCTCATACGTATAGCCTGTTTCGAAGTGATAGAGTATCAAATGAGGAATGTGTACGTTTTTATCATAGCCAGTTctagaaaggaaagaaagattaggattaaaataaattcaaattgaatatttattggttCATTCCtagttttgattacaaaaattacatacccAAGTGCTCTAGTCGTTAAGGTTGATGAGTCTGGTGAAGAGGTCGTTGTTGCACCATTTGCAATGTCATTATTACCATCTTGGAACTTGACAAACCAAGACGTTACTTCTAATTCGGTGACTTcctttccattttctttgagtTCATTAAATGACTTTTCTACGCTAAAGCCTTTTCTGTAGTGATGGAGGACGATGTTGCCAAtgtgggttttattttttgttcccaTTCTGAAAATTGGAGAATTAaagtttattcctttttaaatcatGGTACATGATGGATTTTAGGAGAAAGAATGGTCATATGTGGAACTGATTAGGAATTCTCAATTTTCAGAAAGAATAAAGAAGGTTGGTACAAATTTACTTACGTTGAATAAGGTGATGTAAAAGGTTTAACATCTTCACTGTCAGGAGCTGATTTCCTGATTTAAAGAAAGAGAACCATGCTTTGATTTGTTTGCTCGTTATTGTGTCTGAGCCATATTCGGAATTGAGTTCTAATAAAGAACGCTCATACGTATAGCCTGTTTCGAAGTGATAGAGTATCAAATGAGGAATGTGTACGTTTTTATCATAGCCAGTTctagaaaggaaagaaagattaggattaaaataaattcaaattgaatatttattggttCATTCCTagttttgaatacaaaaattacatacccAAGTGCTCTAGTCGTTAAGGTTGATGAGTCTGGTGAAGAGGTCGTTGTTGCACCATTTGCAATGTCATTATTACCATCTTGGAACTTGACAAACCAAGACGTTACTTCTAATTCGGTGACTTCCTTTCCATTTTGTTTGAGTTCATTAAATGACTTTTCTACGCTAAAGCCTTTTCTGTAGTGATGGAGGACGATGTTGCCAAtgtgggttttattttttgttcccaTTCTAAAATTGGagaattaaaagtttattcctttttaaatctTGGTACATGATGGATTTTAGGAGAAAGAATGGTCATATGTGGAACTGATTAGGAATTCTCAATTTTCAGAAAGAATAAAGAAGGTTGGTACAAATTTACTTACGTTGAATAAGGCGATGTAAAAAGGTTTAATATCTTCACTGTCAGGAGCTGATTTCCTGATTTAAAGAAAGAGAACCATGCTTTGATTTGTTTGCTCGTTATTGTGTCTGAGCCATATTCGGAATTGAGTTCTAATAAAGAACGCTCATACGTATAGCCTGTTTCGAAGTGATAGAGTATCAAATGAGGAATGTGTACGTTTATCATAGCCAGTTctagaaaggaaagaaagattaggattaaaataaa harbors:
- the LOC121130627 gene encoding uncharacterized protein, encoding MGTKNKTHIGNIVLHHYRKGFSVEKSFNELKENGKEVTELEVTSWFVKFQDGNNDIANGATTTSSPDSSTLTTRALGTGYDKNVHIPHLILYHFETGYTYERSLLELNSEYGSDTITSKQIKAWFSFFKSGKSAPDSEDVKPFTSPYSTMGTKNKTHIGNIVLHHYRKGFSVEKSFNELKENGKEVTELEVTSWFVKFQDGNNDIANGATTTSSPDSSTLTTRALGTGYDKNVHIPHLILYHFETGYTYERSLLELNSEYGSDTITSKQIKAWFSFFKSGKSAPDSEDVKPFTSPYSTMGTKNKTHIGNIVLHHYRKGFSVEKSFNELKENGKEVTELEVTSWFVKFQDGNNDIANGATTTSSPDSSTLTTRALGTGYDKNVHIPHLILYHFETGYTYERSLLELNSEYGSDTITSKQIKAWFSFFKSGKSAPDSEDVKPFTSPYSTMGTKNKTHIGNIVLHHYRKGFSVEKSFNELKENGKEVTELEVTSWFVKFQDGNNDIANGATTTSSPDSSTLTTRALGTGYDKNVHIPHLILYHFETGYTYERSLLELNSEYGSDTITSKQIKAWFSFFKSGNQLLTVKMLNLLHHLIQRK